The Synchiropus splendidus isolate RoL2022-P1 chromosome 11, RoL_Sspl_1.0, whole genome shotgun sequence genome contains a region encoding:
- the LOC128767195 gene encoding high affinity choline transporter 1-like, which produces MGVNVPGLIVLLLFYLLVFGTGIWASRKSKRAKESRSANWSDVTLLGNRGINLAVGVFTTAATYVGGGFIVGISELVYTPTWGLVWTVIPVSAAMAFIVGGIFYAKKMRQGKYVTMMDPIQRKLGTAVSVVLSVALLVSDMFWVPAGLISLGSTMSIILDLSYNLCVWISAAVAVTYTLLGGLYSVAYTDVLQLVLIFVSLWLCVPFVLMSEHSLDITQTALNFTYQDPWVGSVDIDRVWNWLDQLLLLCFSFLGSQGFHQRMLSASSPTTARLSCFIAAPVTLMLAVPPVLIGAAATSTDWNQTSYGSPSPYERDEASYILPLVLQHLTPSYVSVIGIGAIGAAVMSSTDSALLSTASIFSSNIYKSILRTNASEREMQWVVRITVVLVGVVGTSLTFLNNSIMVFWIVGADIAYVFTFPALTCALFCEFSNGYGGIMGVFIALLLRVLSGEPEFGLPAVLHYPGGTVKDGMYIQRAPVSTICMLSNLLATIFFSYLTSLLFNRGILPEKWDIFAVKGRQPCKTTDVNTEENCKRETDHMTETSPLETSAL; this is translated from the exons ATGGGTGTTAACGTGCCCGGGCTCATAGTCTTGCTGCTCTTCTACTTGCTTGTCTTTGGCACTGGCATCTGGGCATCCAGGAAGTCCAAGAGGGCAAAAGAGAGCAGAAGTGCAAACTGGTCAGATGTTACGCTTCTGGGGAACAGAGGAATTAACCTGGCAGTTGGAGTCTTCACTACAGCAG CTACTTACGTTGGAGGAGGCTTCATTGTTGGAATCTCAGAGCTGGTGTACACTCCGACCTGGGGACTGGTCTGGACCGTCATCCCAGTCTCAGCTGCTATGGCATTCATTGTGG GTGGCATTTTCTATGCGAAGAAAATGCGACAGGGAAAATACGTGACGATGATGGACCCCATCCAGAGGAAGCTTGGAACGGCTGTCAGTGTGGTTTTGTCAGTGGCTCTCTTGGTGTCTGACATGTTCTGGGTGCCTGCGGGTCTGATCAGTTTAG GCAGCACTATGTCCATCATCCTCGACCTGTCCTACAACTTGTGTGTTTGGATCTCAGCTGCGGTGGCTGTCACCTACACACTCTTAGGAGGACTGTACTCTGTAGCGTACACTGATGTCTTACAGCTGGTCCTCATATTCGTCAGTTTG TGGCTCTGTGTTCCTTTCGTGCTGATGTCGGAACACTCACTCGACATCACACAAACTGCTTTGAACTTCACGTATCAAGATCCGTGGGTCGGTTCGGTCGACATAGACAGAGTGTGGAACTGGCTggatcagctgctgctgttg TGTTTCTCTTTTCTGGGAAGTCAGGGGTTTCACCAGAGGATGTTGTCAGCGTCCTCACCCACCACAGCCAGACTGAGCTGCTTCATCGCAGCCCCTGTCACATTAATGTTAGCAGTTCCACCAGTATTGATCGGCGCCGCCGCCACATCAACAG ATTGGAACCAGACTTCGTACGGCTCTCCATCACCGTACGAGAGAGACGAGGCCAGCTATATTCTCCCCCTGGTCTTGCAACACCTCACTCCAAGCTATGTGTCAGTTATTGGCATTGGAGCTATTGgtgctgctgtgatgtcatcgacaGACTCAGCTCTTTTGTCGACAgcttccatcttctcctccaacATTTACAAGAGCATCCTGAGGACCAAT GCATCAGAGAGGGAAATGCAGTGGGTGGTCCGAATCACAGTCGTGTTGGTGGGCGTCGTTGGAACGTCCTTAACTTTTCTTAACAACAGCATCATGGTTTTCTGGATTGTGGGAGCTGACATTGCATACGTCTTCACGTTCCCTGCTCTCACTTGCGCCCTGTTCTGTGAGTTCTCCAACGGCTATGGCGGCATCATGGGAGTCTTCATCGCGCTGCTATTGAGAGTGCTGAGTGGAGAACCAGAGTTTGGCTTGCCAGCAGTCCTCCATTATCCAGGAGGCACAGTCAAGGACGGCATGTACATCCAGCGCGCCCCTGTCAGCACCATCTGTATGCTGAGCAACCTGCTCGCCACCATCTTCTTCTCTTACTTGACTTCGCTGCTGTTCAACAGAGGAATTCTGCCTGAAAAATGGGACATATTTGCAGTTAAAGGCCGCCAACCATGCAAAACCACTGATGTGAACACTGAGGAGAACTGTAAGAGAGAAACTGATCACATGACGGAAACATCTCCGCTGGAGACATCGGCCCTTTGA
- the LOC128767194 gene encoding high affinity choline transporter 1-like, with protein sequence MGVNVPGLIVLLLFYLLVFGTGIWASRKSKRAKESRSANWSDVTLLGNRGINLAVGVFTTAATYVGGGFIVGISELVYTPTWGLVWTIIPVSAAMAFIVGGIFYAKKMRQGKYVTMMDPIQRKLGTAVSGVLSVALLVSDMFWVPAGLISLGSTMSIILDLSYNLCVWISAAVAVTYTLLGGLYSVAYTDVLQLVLIFVSLWLCVPFVLISEHSLDITQTALNFTYQDPWVGSIDIDGVWTWLDQLLLLGFSFLGSQEFHQRMLSASSPTTARLSCFIAAPVTLMLAVPPVLIGAAATSTDWNQTSYGSPSPYERDEASYILPLVLQHLTPSYVSVIGIGAVGAAVMSSTDSALLSAASIFSSNIYKSILRTSASEREMQWVVRITVVLVGVVGSLFTFLNNSIMVFWIVGADIAYVFTFPALTCALFCEFSNGYGAIMGVFIALLFRVLSGEPEFGLPAVLHYPGGTVKDGMYIQRAPVSTICMLSNLLATIFFSYLTSLLFNRGILPEKWDIFAVKGRQPCKTTDVNTEENCERETDHMMETSPLETSTL encoded by the exons ATGGGTGTCAACGTCCCCGGGCTCATAGTCTTGCTGCTCTTCTACTTGCTTGTCTTTGGCACTGGCATCTGGGCATCCAGGAAGTCCAAGAGGGCAAAAGAGAGCAGAAGTGCAAACTGGTCAGATGTTACGCTTCTGGGGAACAGAGGAATTAACCTGGCAGTTGGAGTCTTCACTACAGCAG CTACTTACGTTGGAGGAGGCTTCATTGTTGGAATCTCAGAGCTGGTGTACACTCCGACCTGGGGACTGGTCTGGACCATCATCCCAGTCTCAGCTGCTATGGCATTCATTGTGG GTGGCATTTTCTATGCGAAGAAAATGCGACAGGGAAAATACGTGACGATGATGGACCCCATCCAGAGGAAGCTTGGAACGGCTGTCAGTGGGGTTTTGTCAGTGGCTCTCTTGGTGTCTGACATGTTCTGGGTGCCTGCGGGTCTGATCAGTTTAG GCAGCACTATGTCCATCATCCTCGACCTGTCCTACAACTTGTGTGTTTGGATCTCAGCTGCGGTGGCTGTCACCTACACACTCTTAGGAGGACTGTACTCTGTAGCGTACACTGATGTCTTACAGCTGGTCCTCATATTCGTCAGTTTG TGGCTCTGTGTTCCTTTCGTGCTGATCTCGGAACACTCACTCGACATCACACAAACTGCTTTGAACTTCACATATCAAGATCCGTGGGTCGGTTCAATCGACATAGACGGAGTGTGGACGTGGCTggatcagctgctgctgttg GGTTTCTCTTTTCTGGGAAGTCAGGAGTTTCACCAGAGGATGTTGTCAGCGTCCTCACCCACCACAGCCAGACTGAGCTGCTTCATTGCAGCCCCTGTCACATTAATGTTAGCAGTTCCACCAGTATTGATCGGCGCCGCTGCCACATCAACAG ATTGGAACCAGACTTCGTACGGCTCTCCATCACCGTACGAGAGAGACGAGGCCAGTTATATTCTCCCCCTGGTCTTGCAACACCTCACTCCAAGCTATGTGTCAGTTATTGGCATTGGAGCTGTTGGTGCTGCCGTGATGTCATCGACAGACTCTGCTCTTTTGTCGGCAgcttccatcttctcctccaacATTTACAAGAGCATCCTGAGGACCAGT GCATCAGAGAGGGAAATGCAGTGGGTGGTCCGAATCACAGTCGTGTTGGTGGGCGTCGTTGGATCATTGTTTACTTTTCTTAACAACAGCATCATGGTTTTCTGGATTGTGGGAGCTGACATTGCATACGTCTTCACGTTCCCTGCTCTCACTTGTGCCCTGTTCTGTGAGTTCTCCAACGGCTATGGCGCCATCATGGGAGTCTTCATCGCGCTGCTATTCAGAGTGCTGAGTGGAGAACCAGAGTTTGGCTTGCCAGCAGTCCTCCATTATCCAGGAGGCACAGTCAAGGACGGCATGTACATCCAGCGCGCCCCTGTCAGCACCATCTGTATGCTGAGCAACCTGCTCGCCACCATCTTCTTCTCTTACTTGACTTCGCTGCTGTTCAACAGAGGAATTCTGCCTGAAAAATGGGACATATTTGCAGTTAAAGGCCGCCAACCATGCAAAACCACTGATGTGAACACTGAGGAGAACTGTGAGAGAGAAACTGATCACATGATGGAAACATCTCCGCTGGAGACATCGACCCTTTGA